The Glycine max cultivar Williams 82 chromosome 3, Glycine_max_v4.0, whole genome shotgun sequence sequence GGCAGCGCCTGTCATCTCTGGGGTGGCATCAGACACATGAGGAACATCCTCATGCAACTGAGGCACATCCTCAGGTCTCTCTGTGACGTCCTCACGCTGACGAACCCGTTGCCTACGTGCTGAAGCAGTAGGCCTGCGACGCCGAGGAACATCAGCCTGATGCGTATCCTCACTAATGTCTCTACCTCTACCAGCTCCTAaagcacgacctaaacctcgtgttctaaccatgatctgaaATCATGAAGAACATTTACTTTTTtcgatcaaattaaatattcaaataattggtAACAAAGCTTTGTCATTACAAATTTGTTCAAACACATGTTTTGTATGTTTCTTACTAATTTGGTCAAATTAAGTTTTCAATGTTTCTTGGACATGATGTTCTCATGATATGTGTGACATTGTCACTTATGATATGTGTGACATTATGCTTCATTATGAGGGACATGTAGAATCAAggcatgtttttttgttttttggtttagTATTTTGAAAATAGGACAAAGAATTTAGGAGACACAATTCTACTAAAAGCTAAAATTGAATAATGAAATAGTTTGCTTCCAAGGgaataatcaaatcaaacattataaaatttacttccAAGGGAAAAATAATAGGCAcaatttttggtttttgtttggatcatgtttaaattctttttacagCTCCAACAAGATTAACACTTACCCTTCTCTCATTAGTAACACAAAGCCCAAGATGAATGATGAGTGCTTCAAATCATGAGCAGATCCGAAGGGGGGAAAAAACAGCCTAGAggatcacttaaaaaaattccCGCTGTTttatctctatctgacacattTATTCTTTTCAATGAAGAAGTTTGAGTTCCATATTGCAGTTGGTCTAACAATCAGAGATTGGATTTAAGTTGTcttaatttatatgatattgtGGAGCGCGTGCATGTTCAGAAGGAattccaaagaaaagaaaaagctcaTGGCACTTTCTAGGTTTCTTTATATCAGGAAAATGTGTATTTTATATGTTTctgttctttggttttgtatTTTCAAGATTGCTATCTTGTTAGCATTCAGTGTGCATGCGTGCTTGATTGTAGCACTCTGATTAGCATCAAGTTTGCTTGTGTAAGTGTCGTTATACATTTTTAGTGAATGATCAATTGATcttttgacaaaaaaagaaaaaagaaaaaaaagaaagcatttACATAAAAGAGATGGAGAGCAGCAGATTGATGGCAGAGGAGTTTGAGTTCATTCAATTTTCGGTCATGCGATTAATTGcaagcatatgaaattacatcaAGTTTCTTCACTTCAAGAGATGGTTTCTCCAATAGGATTTACTTCCAAAATCTTGTGACAAAATTATCAAGGGATCAAGAGATGGTTGCTTCTCAAATATGTTGAGATCTAAGTTGTTGGCCAAAACATATCTAGGCTTTGATGTTGCAGATCTGAGTTGTTGGCCAAAATTATCAAGGGATCAAGAGATGGTTCCTTATTATCTTCCTCACATAGGCCACTGCTTGATGCGTAATTTAAAGAATCAGGAGATGGTTGCTTCTCAAATATGTCTCATGATGAAACTTATCCAGAACACAGCTTggtgaaacaaaaatatttcactAATTCAGTCTTTAATGAGATCTCAAATATGTCTCATTTATTTCACTGATTCAATGTAGAAAGCAAACTAATACTTTCCAACAAATGTAAAGCACTATCAAATGTTGCCTTACTTTTggcttattcttattttttggtACGTAGAATCCAAACTAAAAGCTAGCCCTCAACTACTTCCTGATTAATATCACTAAGTTTTGTTTCTTATTCTTTTACCTTTCAGTTTCctccatttttctctctctctctttaattCTATTAGCCTGAAATGAATTCTATTAGCCTGTAACATTGTGTGATGATGAGATGCGATGTTGTATTTGTGATTCACAGGTTCCTATTTATCTCATATGGTATCAGCTTTGAATTCCCATGCTTATAACATTGCTTAGATTGTGTAGGTATCAGATTAGACAAATTTGTTTTCaatatcaaaagaattctcattgTACTTGACAGGTTGCAGGCTATTAGATTCGAttagacaaatttcttttcaatatcaaaataaatttagaaacaGAGTAGCACATGAACTTTGTTTTCTTGtctcatattttttcttaaatacaaGTCTAACAGCAGTCTAATAGTTGCATATTAGTATCCTAGCttaccttgtttttttttttcttaaccctctcattcATCAGGGAAAAAGAATCCTAACTAATCCACATAATTTATGCACTATATACAGTCATTTAGACATCCTAACCCAATGACagcaaataataattcaatttaGACATCCTAaccaaatgaaagcaaaatacaATAGGTGATGCATCAAAATTAGGGAGCTTGTGTAAGTTAAATACCATATACACTTTGTaatagcaaataaataaataaaataattattaatatcaataaattGGTGGTTCAGacaaaattttcaagaaaaaaaacaaaaaacagcaAAACATGGTCCGCGAAAGAAGTTTCGCATGTTCTTCCGCGAGAAGGATAGGTAGCCTGCGGAAGAAGGTTCCGCAGGTTCTTCCGCGACCACGAAATGTTGCCTGCGGAATAAGGTTCCGCGGGATCTGCGAAAGACATAGTTCTTCCGCGGGATCCGCGAAAGACATAGTTCTTCCGCTGGATCCCGCGGAAGAACCTGCTGAACCTTCTTCCACCGAAACCCGGAAGAACCTTTCCACCTTTCTTTCGCAGGAGCCCGCGGAAGAACTCCTTCTTCCGCTACAATATCCAACTTCTCCTTCCACACGCGCGGAAAAAGGTTCTTCTCGTGGAAGAACCTTCGTCTTCAACCTCAGCAACACACATCACTAATGTCGTCCATCCTACGGCCATTTACGCGAGAAATGAAGACACGATGTTAGAACACTAACCTGAATGGTAGAAGAAACGAACAAAGCTAGCCAATGGAGGATGCCAATAGCTGTGGAGGAGAAGAAGGGAACCAAATTTGAAATCGATAAGCAAATGAAGGGCGCGGAGGAAGAACGAAAGAAGACGAAGGAAGAAGACGAACCTTTTTGGAAGGAGAAGAACGAAAGCGCGGAAGAAGAAGCTTGCTGGGAGGGAgattgttgggtgcacgagagaagaaggaaagcgcggaagaagaaaatgttttttttaaaaaaatatattaacttttattttttaaatgaagggtattTTTGGAAGTTCAttgaattgctgggtgcacctagcaacacccctCACATTACTAACCTAACATGAATCACCCTTGGCACActtagatagaaaaaaaaaactattttggtaaaaaaacaaaaaagcccAATTCGGTGTCTCCCCgctttctctccctctcattTCCTCTCTCTCCTTGCTTGATTTGATCTCTCATCTGTATTCGCTCTCTTCTTGAtttgtctatttatttttttctcaaatcatTTCTAAGTTAAAAGAAACTACTACTTTAACTTGTGTAATTCacatgataaaaatttattttataactaaaatttataataaataaatgtttgtaaatatataaaatattataattacaatttgtaacaaattaatatttttgaacatataaattatatttaaaatttacgaTAAACaacttatattataatataagtttatttttaactcttaataatttttttaaaaaatattgaaattaaatttagaaataaagatgaaaaagtACATTGAAagatataagaattttttttaaaaaaactcttaaTAACATGCTAATATTGTAAAATGATTCttaaaaacattcttttttaaaataattattctaatttttttaatcaatgggAAATAAAGATCAATGGCAACAagagcaaaacaaaaacaaaaaggctaCACTCGTAGGGAAAACATTCCAAGAGCATCAGCCAACGACATAGGGAATAAAGAAACTGGACAAGAAACCAAAGTAGGCATAGGTTCTCTAGAGGATGAACCCTTCTTTGAAAGCTAATCTTCACAAATGTTGGCTTCTTTATAAACATGAAGAAACGGTAGCTACCACTGCTTTGTCTTGAAAGTACAAATACGGTTGATAATGGATGCATACGGATGATAGGTTGTAACACCCTTTGCAACTAACTGAAGGGCTAGCAATGAATCTGAATCACACTCGACGCTCTTGTAGCCGGAGTTCCAAGTGAGAGAGAGGCCATGAAATAAGGCATGTAATTCTGCATTAAGAGAGGTTGCAAAATCACAACTACCTGAAAAACTTGAGAGCCATTGACCAAGGTTGTCACAAAGGATTCCACTGAAACCCGCCTTGCCTGTGTTACCTAACAAACtaccactactagaaaaaaggCCTTCTACATTGGTTCTGAAGGCCTTTCTACATCGCTTATGACCCGTGGTGGTAG is a genomic window containing:
- the LOC106798245 gene encoding uncharacterized protein, giving the protein MLKGLGFSTTPTTTTGHKRCRKAFRTNVEGLFSSSGSLLGNTGKAGFSGILCDNLGQWLSSFSGSCDFATSLNAELHALFHGLSLTWNSGYKSVECDSDSLLALQLVAKGVTTYHPYASIINRICTFKTKQW